DNA from Vicia villosa cultivar HV-30 ecotype Madison, WI unplaced genomic scaffold, Vvil1.0 ctg.005748F_1_1, whole genome shotgun sequence:
AATCCATCAATttacaataaataaattaaagtaaAATTTCTGTTTATATCaattatacatttatttttatttctatgttAAAATtcccaataataaaaaaatttgattatgaacaaattaaattaaattttttatttttagaaatagaaAAAGTTAAATCTAATATGCGCGCAAGTGCACACCTATTTATAGTTCAGaatacaaacaaaaacaaaaacaaagtaaagacaaactaaaagttaaaaaacataatataattTGTTTAAACATGAAATCACATAGTAACATTTCATGATCCATAAATGAACTAACTAACCTGGCTTACACACACTAAGAACAAAACCACCAAGACCTTATATGAAGAAGATATTGCTAACCATGGAATTGTCTAAAATGCAGTATGATATTGGAACTTTGTATTTTGATAAAATTCATAATCTATATTCTAATCATTATAAGCCATACTTAAGAACTAAAACGACAAATTaccaaaattaaatatcaattcaTATGCAAGCAACCATAGATATTCATAACTTAGCAGTTATAAGTCAGGAATCAAGTCTAACACTTAATTTTTATAGCAATTGTAATTGCATAATCAACCTTCAAACTCTAACACTTTAACTATAAATGATCAACTAGAACctaatgaaaagaaaaaatatttagatagttTTTCTGCAACAACTTCTCATTTTCCACCTCCAAGGTAAGGAGTGAAAGGTACCTCGGTTGATAGTAACCAATAATATCCTGAAATCAAACACGCAACTGTGAAGTTTAAAGCATGTTTAAGATGAGTAATAACATGTTCCCTTGGCCATTTAACTCCATTCTTTACTACAGCTCATAAGCCATAATTTTTATATTCAGCATAAAAAGGTAAATCTTATGCATAATCGGTACCATCCCACTTCAGCCATCCTTCAGCATCTAATACTATACTTAAGTGACATTCAATGAATATGGTTCTGGAGTAAGCCTACTAGGGTCTTCCTAGATACACGTGCGAATCAAGTGAAGCTGTGGAATAAGATCCAAATCGGGTGAGATGATGCAAAACTGGAGTGTGAAACAAAAAGTAGTTTGGTTACCCAGTGGTCCACCCTAGGCCGTGATGGGATTCTGTTGGGTTGACCCCTTTTCTAACCCATATTTGACAGTACTTGAACGCCAAAGAGGCTTTGCCAAATATAAAATCCGCACTGCTGTAGATTCTACATTCTTTATAGTATTGGCGGCCTGAGTCAGCACACAAACTGTCTTGGTAGCGGGAAATTCCACATCGATAAAAGACATATTTGTCTTAGTATGAATATAATGCCATAGCTTGGCCATTTACTGCCCCTGCAGTGTTCTCAAAGGACATATCTTGTGCAAGGAATCCATTATCTTAGACGCCTTCATAAAACAATGAAAAGTTTCAGATAAATTAATACAACACCTTCTAACAAACACCACTAACAAATAAATTTACACATTATTTTTTGTGAAATATAATTTTATGGaatcagaaaaaataaaaatatagcagaacaaaaaaaaaagataaaccaaatattcaaaaacaaagaGTGAAGTAAACAATAGTGGCGTGCTGTGTGCAGATTTAGGGATGCGACTGAAGGCCATAATTGCAAATGGAAATACGTGTGTAAACCAAATTAAATGGACAAATTCAAATGGTTTAAAATCCATTTCCTTAAATGAATTGAACTCGTTTGTGAGTAATCTTCTCATTGAAGTGAAGCTTCATATTCTTCTGCTTGATCAATTTATCAGCAAGGATCAACTCCCTCCATGGGTTGAGTCGGAGGATGTATCATCACTTCATACAAGTGGATTTCATGTCGTGGATGTTTTTGTTGCAATAGATGGAACTGGAAATTTCATTAGAATGGTTGATGCAATATGGTCTTTACCTTTTCGCATCACGAGACGTTATGCCATTCACGTGAAAGATTGGGTTTATAATGAACACATTATTGCTGATCAAGATGAATGGAACATTGTCATTGTTTGAGATGGCATTTATGCCACAATCCATCAGTttacaataaataaattaaagtaaAATTTCTGTTTTTATCaattatacatttatttttatttatatgttaaaattcccaataataaaaaaatttgattacgaacaaattaaattaaattttatatttttagaaatagAAAAAGTTAAATCTAATGTGCGCGCAAGTGCACACCTATATATAGTTTAGaatacaaacaaaaacaaaaacaaaataaagacaaaccaaaaattaaaaaacataatataattTGTTTAAACATGGAATGACATAGTAACATTTCATGATCCATAAATAAACTAACTAACCTGGCTTACACACACTAAGAACAAAACCACCAAGACCTTATATGGAGAAGATATTGCTAACCATGGAATTGTCTAAAATGCAATATGATATTGGAACTTTGGGTTTTGATAAAATTAATAATCTATATTCTAATGATTATAAGCCATACTTAAGAACTAAAACGACAAATTACCAAAATCAAATATCAATTCATATGCAAGCAACCATAGATATTCATA
Protein-coding regions in this window:
- the LOC131642744 gene encoding pectinesterase/pectinesterase inhibitor PPE8B-like, which translates into the protein MRLKAIIANGNTCVNQIKWTNSNGLKSISLNELNSFVSNLLIEVKLHILLLDQFISKDQLPPWVESEDVSSLHTSGFHVVDVFVAIDGTGNFIRMVDAIWSLPFRITRRYAIHVKDWVYNEHIIADQDEWNIVIV